Proteins encoded in a region of the Oryctolagus cuniculus chromosome 10, mOryCun1.1, whole genome shotgun sequence genome:
- the C10H18orf21 gene encoding UPF0711 protein C18orf21 homolog isoform X2 has protein sequence MRQKHYLEAAARKLHSSCPGQARYLLWAYGSSHDDKSNFEETCPYCFQLLVLDNSRVRLKPKAKLTPKIQKLLNREARNFTLSFKEAKILKKYRDSKSVLNTHIWTVNTYLLPKECEQNKKTLLSTEDVAQQE, from the exons ATGAGGCAAAAGCACTACCTGGAGGCCGCGGCGCGGAAGCTGCACTCTTCCTGCCCGGGCCAGGCTCGCTATCTGCT CTGGGCCTACGGTTCGTCCCACG ATGATAAGAGCAATTTTGAAGAAACATGTCCATACTGTTTCCAGCTGTTGGTTCTGGATAATTCTCGAGTGCGCCTCAAACCCAAGGCCAAATTGACACCTaaaatacagaaacttcttaatcgAGAAGCAAGAAATTTTACACTCAGttttaaagaagcaaaaattttgaaaaaatacagagaCTCCAAGAGTGTATTG aacacCCACATCTGGACAGTCAACACCTATTTGCTCCCCAAAGAATGTGAGCAGAACAAAAAAACACTTCTCTCAACTGAAGATGTTGCTCAGCAAGAGTGA
- the C10H18orf21 gene encoding UPF0711 protein C18orf21 homolog isoform X1, protein MRQKHYLEAAARKLHSSCPGQARYLLWAYGSSHDDKSNFEETCPYCFQLLVLDNSRVRLKPKAKLTPKIQKLLNREARNFTLSFKEAKILKKYRDSKSVLLVTCKTCNRAVQHPGKSRSFLSALKSSPSTPLSKLSQEIAERRTPNAVNLTLSASRGKSPALTFRTPTSGQSTPICSPKNVSRTKKHFSQLKMLLSKSESQENPKMDFRNFLSSL, encoded by the exons ATGAGGCAAAAGCACTACCTGGAGGCCGCGGCGCGGAAGCTGCACTCTTCCTGCCCGGGCCAGGCTCGCTATCTGCT CTGGGCCTACGGTTCGTCCCACG ATGATAAGAGCAATTTTGAAGAAACATGTCCATACTGTTTCCAGCTGTTGGTTCTGGATAATTCTCGAGTGCGCCTCAAACCCAAGGCCAAATTGACACCTaaaatacagaaacttcttaatcgAGAAGCAAGAAATTTTACACTCAGttttaaagaagcaaaaattttgaaaaaatacagagaCTCCAAGAGTGTATTG TTGGTTACTTGTAAAACATGCAACAGAGCAGTTCAGCATCCTGGTAAAAGTAGAAGCTTCCTGTCAGCACTGAAGAGCAGCCCCAGCACTCCACTGAGTAAGCTCAGCCAGGAGATAGCGGAGAGGAGGACTCCAAATGCAGTAAACCTTACTCTGTCTGCGTCCAGAGGCAAGAGCCCGGCACTGACTTTCAG aacacCCACATCTGGACAGTCAACACCTATTTGCTCCCCAAAGAATGTGAGCAGAACAAAAAAACACTTCTCTCAACTGAAGATGTTGCTCAGCAAGAGTGAATCCCAAGAGAACCCAAAGATGGACTTCAGAAATTTCTTGTCTTCTCTTTGA